From Deferrisoma camini S3R1, the proteins below share one genomic window:
- a CDS encoding chemotaxis protein CheA, protein MEPDRVSPEVAELLPDYLADARECLERASGILLAIERGDDDPELRADLYRQMHVIKGGAGLMGFRTVEAVTHAAETALGPVKRGERPFTPALAAGLLRAHDVIAALLNELEADGRTRTDPGPALEALEAAARGEEPAPSETEPAPSPEAPPDPPADGLASDDEVVQEFFVEAWELMEELEQDLVALEESPDDAELLNKIFRAAHTLKGSSSFLGFDAISRVTHRVEDVFNKLRRGEMVASGEVMDVVLEAVDRLRRLLEAAQAGRPGPAVDDVLGALTEAVESGRPKRLGEILVEQEGVPAEAVEKALQSQKDGKPLGQVLVEQKAVPPEVVERGLARQRQMQRPAPEQTVRVDVGRLDTLMNLVGELVLAKNRLARLRAEAEERWPGEDLVEALGETSAQVDLVASDLQLAVMKTRLVPIGKVFRKFPRMVRDLARNLGKGLRLEVEGEGTELDKSVVEVIGDPLVHLIRNAADHGVEPPEERERARKPRDGVIRLSARHEGNHIVVEVADDGRGMDPERLKAKAVEKGLLSAQDAAALSPKEAFNLVFAPGFSTAEKVSNVSGRGVGMDVVRTNIQQLNGLIEIDSEPGRGTKVELRIPLTLAIIQALLVRCGPEVYAIPLVSVLETVRVEPGQVKPLDGVPVLRLRDQVVPLVYLDRLLAVPPHERSAREYVVVIGLAEKRVGVVVGGLLGEQEVVIKSLGGYLSDTPAVAGATILGDGRVTLILDVNQVLDLAGKTAPPRAAA, encoded by the coding sequence ATGGAACCCGACCGAGTGTCCCCGGAGGTGGCCGAGCTCCTGCCGGACTATCTGGCCGACGCCCGGGAGTGCCTGGAGCGCGCCTCCGGGATCCTGCTCGCCATCGAGCGGGGGGACGACGACCCCGAGCTGCGGGCCGACCTGTACCGGCAGATGCACGTGATCAAAGGGGGGGCGGGACTGATGGGGTTCCGGACCGTGGAGGCGGTCACCCATGCCGCCGAGACCGCCCTGGGGCCGGTGAAGCGGGGGGAGCGGCCGTTCACCCCGGCCCTGGCCGCCGGCCTGCTCCGGGCCCACGACGTGATCGCGGCCCTGCTCAACGAGTTGGAGGCGGACGGGCGGACCCGCACCGACCCGGGGCCCGCCCTGGAGGCCCTCGAGGCGGCCGCCCGGGGGGAAGAGCCGGCCCCGAGCGAGACGGAGCCGGCCCCCTCGCCGGAAGCCCCTCCGGACCCCCCCGCCGACGGGCTCGCTTCGGACGACGAGGTGGTGCAGGAGTTCTTCGTCGAGGCCTGGGAGCTGATGGAGGAGCTGGAGCAGGACTTGGTGGCCCTGGAGGAGTCGCCGGACGACGCGGAGCTGCTCAACAAGATCTTCCGGGCGGCCCACACCCTGAAGGGGTCCAGCTCGTTCCTCGGGTTCGACGCCATCAGCCGGGTGACCCACCGGGTCGAGGACGTGTTCAACAAGCTGCGCCGGGGTGAGATGGTGGCCTCGGGCGAGGTCATGGACGTGGTGCTCGAGGCCGTGGACCGGCTCCGCAGGCTCCTGGAGGCGGCCCAGGCCGGCCGGCCCGGCCCGGCCGTGGACGACGTGCTGGGGGCCCTGACCGAGGCCGTGGAGAGCGGCCGCCCCAAGCGGCTGGGGGAGATCCTGGTGGAGCAGGAGGGGGTTCCAGCGGAGGCGGTGGAGAAGGCCCTGCAGAGCCAGAAGGACGGCAAGCCCCTGGGCCAGGTGCTGGTGGAGCAGAAGGCGGTTCCCCCCGAGGTGGTCGAGCGGGGCCTGGCGCGGCAAAGGCAGATGCAGCGGCCGGCCCCCGAACAGACCGTGCGGGTGGACGTGGGACGCCTGGACACCCTGATGAACCTGGTGGGGGAGCTGGTGCTGGCGAAGAACCGCCTGGCCCGGCTGCGGGCCGAGGCGGAGGAGCGGTGGCCGGGGGAGGACCTGGTCGAGGCCCTGGGCGAGACCTCGGCCCAGGTGGACCTGGTGGCCTCGGACCTCCAGCTGGCGGTCATGAAGACGCGGTTGGTGCCGATCGGCAAGGTGTTCCGGAAGTTTCCCCGGATGGTGCGCGATCTCGCGCGCAACCTGGGCAAGGGGCTTCGCCTGGAGGTGGAGGGCGAGGGCACCGAGCTGGACAAGTCGGTGGTGGAGGTGATCGGGGACCCGCTGGTCCACCTGATCCGCAACGCCGCGGACCACGGGGTGGAGCCCCCCGAGGAACGGGAGCGGGCCAGAAAGCCCCGGGACGGGGTGATCCGGCTGTCGGCCCGCCACGAGGGGAACCACATCGTGGTGGAGGTGGCCGACGACGGGCGGGGCATGGACCCGGAGCGGCTGAAGGCCAAGGCCGTGGAGAAGGGTCTCCTGAGCGCCCAGGACGCGGCCGCGCTGTCGCCGAAGGAGGCGTTCAACCTGGTGTTCGCCCCGGGCTTCTCCACGGCGGAGAAGGTGTCGAACGTGAGCGGCCGGGGGGTGGGCATGGACGTGGTGCGCACGAACATCCAGCAGCTCAACGGCCTGATCGAGATCGACTCGGAGCCCGGGCGGGGCACGAAGGTGGAGCTCAGGATCCCCCTGACCCTGGCCATCATCCAGGCCCTCCTCGTCCGGTGCGGCCCCGAGGTCTACGCGATCCCCCTGGTGAGCGTGTTGGAGACCGTGCGGGTCGAGCCGGGGCAGGTGAAGCCCCTGGACGGGGTGCCCGTGCTCCGGCTGCGGGATCAGGTGGTGCCCCTCGTGTACCTGGACCGGCTGTTGGCCGTACCCCCCCACGAGCGGTCGGCCCGGGAGTACGTGGTGGTGATCGGGCTCGCCGAGAAACGGGTGGGGGTGGTGGTGGGCGGCCTCCTGGGGGAGCAGGAGGTGGTGATCAAGAGTCTGGGGGGATACCTGTCGGACACCCCTGCGGTGGCGGGGGCCACGATCCTGGGTGACGGCCGGGTGACGCTGATCCTCGACGTGAACCAGGTCCTGGACTTGGCGGGCAAGACCGCGCCGCCCCGGGCCGCAGCCTGA
- a CDS encoding CheR family methyltransferase: protein MSRLWQDPRFGPLAQELYRRCGLVFEGGQAHLFRKRVERRAMEAGHGDVDSYLERLAFGIDPEEFERLVDLLTVNETFFFREPEHFRLLLDEFWPRWRERGEVRVWSAACSTGCEPYTLGMLLRERGWHEGVEILASDVSTRVLGEARQGVYTEFALRNTPAYYRQRYFRTEGGRFHLDASVRSMVRFQRINLAGPEPWSPPGRFHAVFCRNVLIYFDLEAKRRVVGRLVASLRPGGVLVVGRSESLLSVPEAPPPLHRGGVVVYRLPEETENESEVSPFGWRSHV, encoded by the coding sequence TTGAGTCGGCTATGGCAAGACCCCCGATTCGGGCCCCTGGCCCAAGAGCTGTACCGCCGGTGCGGCCTGGTGTTCGAGGGCGGCCAGGCCCACCTGTTCCGCAAGCGGGTGGAGCGACGGGCGATGGAGGCCGGGCACGGTGACGTGGACTCGTACCTGGAGCGGCTGGCGTTCGGCATCGATCCGGAGGAGTTCGAGCGGCTCGTGGATCTGCTGACGGTCAACGAGACCTTCTTTTTCCGGGAGCCGGAGCACTTCCGGCTGTTGTTGGACGAGTTCTGGCCCCGGTGGCGGGAAAGGGGGGAGGTCCGGGTCTGGAGCGCGGCCTGCTCCACCGGGTGCGAGCCCTACACCCTGGGCATGCTCCTGCGGGAGCGGGGTTGGCACGAGGGGGTGGAGATCCTGGCGAGCGACGTGAGCACCCGCGTCCTGGGTGAGGCCCGGCAGGGGGTGTACACCGAGTTCGCCCTGCGGAACACGCCCGCGTACTACCGGCAGCGGTACTTCCGGACCGAGGGGGGCCGGTTCCACCTGGACGCCTCGGTCCGGTCCATGGTGCGGTTCCAGCGGATCAACCTGGCCGGGCCCGAGCCGTGGAGCCCCCCGGGCCGGTTCCATGCGGTGTTCTGCCGCAACGTCCTGATCTACTTCGACCTGGAAGCCAAGCGCCGGGTCGTGGGACGACTGGTGGCCAGCTTGCGGCCGGGTGGGGTGCTGGTGGTGGGGCGTTCGGAGTCGTTGCTGAGCGTGCCGGAGGCCCCGCCCCCGTTGCACCGGGGTGGGGTGGTGGTGTACCGGTTGCCGGAAGAGACGGAGAACGAATCCGAGGTTTCCCCGTTCGGGTGGAGGAGCCATGTCTGA
- the fliK gene encoding flagellar hook-length control protein FliK, with translation MSQVGAVGPGAAPPAAAPGAAEGVRLAAGTVVEAQILESAEPGSGRVAVGRWVLDARFPAELPQGARFQARVEVEGPPVVLRLLEPPEADAARLAVPPRQALARAVVRLLEAARSDPDLAPLARLLRLSPEPRALASDLARWVRESGVFHESALARGEVPEDLKTLAGRLLGRLGDGPVREALEGLVRHVEAHQARGALTGGPVIPLVLPWPGGAVHGEIALEPERGGRGGPGRRYRALRIRLDLPNLGPVEVRAAWSPEGVRLGLAARAEVLPLVRARLDGLRRALTRDAGVRLVGLAVEALRPPAVEGPSVLEVRA, from the coding sequence GTGTCTCAAGTTGGAGCCGTAGGGCCGGGCGCCGCGCCGCCGGCCGCCGCGCCGGGGGCGGCGGAAGGGGTGCGGCTGGCGGCCGGGACCGTGGTCGAGGCCCAGATCCTCGAGTCGGCCGAGCCGGGCTCGGGCAGGGTGGCGGTGGGCCGGTGGGTGCTGGACGCGCGGTTTCCGGCGGAGCTGCCCCAGGGCGCGCGGTTCCAGGCCCGGGTGGAGGTCGAGGGGCCGCCCGTGGTGCTGCGGCTCCTGGAGCCTCCGGAGGCGGATGCGGCACGCCTGGCCGTGCCCCCCCGCCAGGCCCTGGCCCGGGCGGTGGTGCGGCTGCTGGAGGCCGCCCGGTCCGACCCGGACCTGGCCCCCCTGGCCCGGCTGCTCCGGCTGTCCCCCGAGCCCCGGGCCTTGGCCTCGGACCTGGCCCGATGGGTGCGGGAGAGCGGGGTGTTCCACGAGTCGGCCCTGGCCCGGGGGGAGGTGCCCGAGGACCTGAAGACCCTGGCGGGCCGTCTGCTGGGGAGGCTCGGCGACGGGCCGGTGCGCGAGGCCCTGGAGGGCCTGGTTCGCCACGTGGAGGCCCACCAGGCCCGGGGCGCGCTCACGGGCGGGCCGGTGATTCCCCTGGTGCTGCCCTGGCCGGGCGGCGCCGTGCACGGCGAGATCGCCCTGGAGCCCGAGCGGGGCGGCCGCGGGGGGCCGGGGCGACGGTATCGGGCCCTGAGGATCCGCCTGGACCTGCCCAACCTGGGCCCGGTGGAGGTCCGGGCGGCCTGGTCCCCCGAGGGCGTACGGCTGGGCCTGGCAGCCCGGGCCGAGGTGCTGCCCCTGGTGCGGGCACGGTTGGATGGGCTGCGTCGCGCCCTGACCCGGGACGCCGGGGTGCGGCTCGTGGGCCTGGCGGTGGAGGCCCTGCGGCCGCCCGCGGTGGAGGGCCCTTCGGTCCTGGAGGTTCGGGCGTGA
- a CDS encoding HDOD domain-containing protein — protein sequence MSLERVVEVIKRSGELPTIGAVAAEVMRLAGDPSADFGKVAAAVENDPSLAAKVLRLANSPFYGLRGEVASVERAVALLGMTQVRNIALSLSLIRDFSGAYGGETFRWDRFWEHSAGVALIAETMTRLLRLPVSGTEYAAGLLHDVGKILLGHHFPEEFGRCLDLAARRQVSLWEVEPEVFGTHHAELGGWIAERWGFPAPLRGAIRYHHEPGEAGDEHGVAAVVHLADLFAKVKQIGFGGDRVAVCFADDPAWAVLVERQPHLRVLDLARFTLQLDQEVEMARALAKLGREP from the coding sequence GTGAGCTTGGAACGGGTGGTGGAGGTGATCAAGCGGTCCGGCGAGCTCCCCACCATCGGTGCGGTGGCGGCCGAGGTCATGCGCCTGGCCGGGGACCCCTCGGCGGACTTCGGAAAGGTGGCGGCAGCGGTGGAGAACGATCCGTCGCTCGCCGCCAAGGTTCTGAGGCTGGCCAACTCCCCGTTCTACGGACTCCGGGGGGAGGTGGCCTCGGTGGAGCGGGCGGTGGCCCTCCTGGGCATGACCCAGGTTCGCAACATCGCCCTGTCGCTGTCCCTGATCCGGGACTTCTCGGGGGCCTACGGCGGCGAGACCTTCCGGTGGGACCGGTTCTGGGAGCACTCGGCCGGCGTGGCCCTGATCGCGGAGACCATGACCCGGCTGCTCAGGCTGCCGGTGTCGGGCACCGAGTACGCGGCCGGCCTGCTCCACGACGTGGGCAAGATCCTGCTGGGGCACCACTTCCCGGAGGAGTTCGGCCGGTGCCTGGACCTGGCGGCGCGGCGTCAGGTCTCTCTGTGGGAGGTGGAGCCGGAGGTGTTCGGCACCCACCACGCGGAGTTGGGGGGGTGGATCGCCGAGCGCTGGGGGTTCCCGGCCCCGCTGCGCGGTGCCATCCGCTACCACCACGAGCCCGGCGAGGCCGGGGACGAGCACGGGGTGGCGGCCGTGGTGCACCTGGCCGACCTCTTCGCCAAGGTCAAGCAGATCGGGTTCGGGGGCGACCGGGTGGCGGTGTGCTTCGCCGACGACCCCGCCTGGGCCGTTCTGGTGGAGCGGCAGCCCCACCTGAGGGTCCTGGACCTGGCCCGGTTCACGCTGCAGCTGGACCAGGAGGTCGAGATGGCCCGGGCCCTGGCGAAGCTGGGGAGGGAGCCGTGA
- a CDS encoding CheR family methyltransferase: MSGSANLRQGVVSLSAEEFRAIRDFLYERSGLYFAENKKYLLENRLARCMEQAGAETVAQYLSLLRSPTRGRSALMNLLDAVTTHETSFFRHRAQLEAFQRQVLPQLMEDLKRRGRRSLRLWSAACSSGEEPYTLAMLILEALGPDLGGWNVRIYGTDIAHSVIQKARGAEYTRYSFRGTPAYYAQKYFDVLGPDRFRVKEEVRSLVEFGLLNFADDLRMGRMRGFQTIFCRNALIYFDKPAKRKFVAHFYRALDPGGYLFVGHSESLHGITDEFKLVHFPGAMGYLKPAVP, from the coding sequence GTGAGCGGCTCCGCCAACCTGCGCCAGGGCGTCGTGAGCTTGTCGGCCGAGGAGTTCCGGGCGATCCGGGACTTCCTGTACGAGCGCAGCGGGCTGTACTTCGCCGAGAACAAGAAATACCTGCTCGAGAACCGGTTGGCCCGGTGCATGGAGCAGGCCGGGGCCGAGACCGTGGCCCAGTACCTGAGCCTGCTGCGCTCCCCCACCCGGGGCCGGTCGGCCCTCATGAACCTGCTCGACGCGGTCACCACCCACGAGACCTCCTTCTTCCGGCACCGGGCCCAGCTGGAGGCGTTCCAGCGCCAGGTGCTGCCCCAGCTGATGGAGGACCTGAAGAGGCGCGGCCGCCGGAGCCTGCGGCTGTGGAGCGCGGCGTGCTCCTCGGGGGAGGAGCCCTACACCCTGGCCATGCTGATCCTCGAGGCCCTGGGGCCCGACCTGGGGGGGTGGAACGTGCGCATCTACGGAACGGACATCGCCCACTCCGTGATCCAGAAGGCCCGGGGCGCGGAGTACACCCGGTACTCGTTCCGGGGTACCCCGGCGTACTACGCGCAGAAGTACTTCGACGTGTTGGGGCCGGACCGTTTCCGCGTGAAGGAGGAGGTGCGCAGCCTGGTGGAGTTCGGCCTGCTCAACTTCGCGGACGACCTGCGCATGGGCCGCATGAGGGGGTTCCAGACGATCTTTTGCCGCAACGCGCTCATCTACTTCGACAAGCCGGCCAAACGCAAGTTCGTGGCCCACTTCTACCGGGCCCTGGATCCGGGCGGGTATCTGTTCGTGGGCCACAGCGAGTCGCTCCACGGCATTACCGACGAGTTCAAGCTGGTCCATTTCCCCGGGGCGATGGGCTACTTGAAGCCGGCCGTTCCGTAG
- a CDS encoding chemotaxis protein CheW, with the protein MSDNANSSDQEILQLVTFHIGEEEFGVAILDVREINRMMEVTRVPHAPEFVEGVVNLRGRVIPVVDLRKRFGLPARERDRSTRIVVVELTDKVVGFIVDAVDEVLRVPSNLVEPPPPIVGGVDRQYIEGVVKLEDRLLILLNLHKLLGTDESEELREFEP; encoded by the coding sequence ATGTCTGACAACGCGAACAGCTCGGACCAGGAGATCCTGCAGCTCGTCACCTTCCACATCGGGGAGGAGGAGTTCGGCGTGGCCATCCTGGACGTCCGGGAGATCAACCGGATGATGGAGGTCACCCGGGTGCCCCACGCCCCCGAGTTCGTGGAAGGGGTCGTGAACCTGCGGGGCCGGGTGATCCCGGTGGTGGACCTGCGCAAGCGCTTCGGCCTGCCGGCCCGGGAGCGGGACCGCAGCACCCGGATCGTGGTGGTGGAGCTGACCGACAAGGTCGTGGGGTTCATCGTGGACGCGGTGGACGAGGTGCTGCGGGTGCCGTCGAACCTGGTGGAGCCCCCACCGCCCATCGTGGGAGGCGTGGATCGGCAGTACATCGAGGGGGTGGTCAAGCTGGAGGACCGGTTGCTCATCCTGTTGAACCTGCACAAGCTCCTCGGCACCGACGAGTCGGAGGAGCTCCGGGAGTTCGAACCGTGA
- a CDS encoding chemotaxis protein CheX produces the protein MKAEIVNPFLHATVDVLRTMAGVEARRGAPRLKGAGEPSFDISGLVGLSGQVQGYVALSFREPAAFYVVGRFLGEPVQETNAQVRDAVGELANIVAGGAKRVLAEQGYDLKISIPTVVVGRNHTVSRPRGIPCIEIPFDTDGGPFRVELCLKLEP, from the coding sequence GTGAAAGCCGAGATCGTGAATCCGTTCTTGCATGCCACCGTGGACGTGCTGCGCACCATGGCCGGGGTCGAGGCCCGGCGGGGGGCCCCCCGGCTCAAGGGAGCCGGGGAGCCCTCGTTCGACATCTCGGGCCTCGTGGGCCTCAGCGGCCAGGTGCAGGGGTACGTGGCCCTGAGCTTTCGGGAGCCCGCGGCGTTCTACGTGGTGGGCCGGTTCCTCGGGGAACCGGTGCAGGAGACGAACGCCCAGGTGCGCGACGCCGTGGGCGAGCTGGCCAACATCGTGGCCGGCGGGGCCAAGCGGGTGCTGGCCGAGCAGGGCTACGACCTGAAGATCTCCATCCCCACCGTGGTGGTCGGTCGGAACCACACCGTGTCGAGGCCCCGGGGGATCCCCTGCATCGAGATCCCCTTCGACACCGACGGGGGGCCGTTCCGGGTGGAGCTGTGTCTCAAGTTGGAGCCGTAG
- a CDS encoding sigma-54-dependent transcriptional regulator, which yields MGDDRTAPSIVGTSAAVEALRRALARVARTRLPVLLYGETGTGKKLAARVLHELSGHGGELRWANGRDEASLAGLEREGRGGTLVVAGIDEAPASAQARILGWVETWGDEGPWRWVFTARTDLESRVEEGRFRADLYYLIGGFPLVVPPLRERLEDLPALARALVARHAPGREFPGLSPAFLEEAALYPWPGNVRELELLLLGSFPPEPGEPWPPAPATRARADRPGILPFGEAKRRFERDYVARLLLVTRGNVARAARLAGKARKDFYILMGRTGIRPHAFRAGGRRG from the coding sequence ATGGGAGACGACCGGACCGCGCCGAGCATCGTGGGCACCAGCGCCGCGGTCGAGGCCCTGCGCCGGGCTCTGGCCCGGGTGGCCCGCACCCGCCTGCCGGTGCTGCTGTACGGAGAGACCGGCACCGGCAAGAAGCTGGCCGCCCGGGTCCTCCACGAGCTCTCGGGGCACGGGGGGGAGCTCCGCTGGGCCAACGGGAGGGACGAGGCCTCCCTGGCCGGGCTCGAGCGGGAGGGGCGTGGAGGCACCCTGGTGGTGGCCGGCATCGACGAGGCGCCGGCATCGGCCCAGGCCCGGATCCTGGGGTGGGTGGAGACTTGGGGGGACGAGGGGCCCTGGCGGTGGGTGTTCACGGCCCGCACGGACCTGGAGAGCCGGGTGGAGGAGGGCCGGTTCCGGGCGGATCTGTACTATCTGATCGGCGGGTTTCCCCTGGTCGTTCCCCCCTTGCGGGAGCGCCTCGAGGACCTGCCCGCCCTGGCCCGGGCCCTGGTGGCCCGGCACGCCCCGGGCCGGGAGTTCCCGGGGCTGAGCCCCGCCTTCCTGGAGGAGGCGGCCCTGTACCCCTGGCCAGGGAACGTGCGGGAGCTGGAACTGCTGCTGCTGGGCAGTTTCCCGCCGGAGCCGGGCGAGCCGTGGCCCCCGGCCCCGGCCACCCGGGCCCGGGCGGATCGGCCGGGGATCCTTCCCTTCGGCGAGGCCAAGCGCAGGTTCGAGCGGGACTACGTGGCCCGTCTGCTGCTGGTGACGCGGGGCAACGTGGCCCGGGCGGCGCGGCTGGCGGGGAAGGCCCGCAAGGACTTCTACATCCTGATGGGCCGCACGGGGATCCGGCCCCACGCGTTTCGGGCCGGCGGGAGGCGGGGTTGA